The Mustela nigripes isolate SB6536 chromosome 4, MUSNIG.SB6536, whole genome shotgun sequence genome includes a window with the following:
- the LOC132014867 gene encoding olfactory receptor 2A7-like, producing MVDNITSITEFILLGFPLGLRIQILLFGLFSLFYACTLLGNGVILGLISLDSRLHTPMYFFLSHLAIVDIAYACNTVPQMLVNLLKPDKPISFAACLTQTFLFLTFAVTECLLLVVMSYDRYVAICHPLRYSAIMNWRICITLVLTSWTIGVLLSLIHLMLLLPLPFCRFQKINHFFCEIMAVLKLACADTHINEIVVLGGAISVLVGPFTSIVISYMCILCAILRIQSGEGQRKAFSTCSSHLCVVGLFYGTAIIMYVGPRYGNPNEQKKYLLLFHSLFNPMLNPLIYSLRNLEVKNALKRVLGIERDL from the coding sequence ATGGTAGACAATATAACATCTATCACAGAGTTCATCCTACTGGGATTTCCCCTTGGCCTGAGGATTCAAATTCTTCTCTTTGGACTCTTCTCCCTGTTCTATGCCTGCACCCTGCTAGGGAATGGGGTCATCCTGGGGCTCATCTCACTGGACTCCAGACttcacacccccatgtacttctttctctcccacctgGCCATCGTCGACATAGCGTATGCCTGCAACACCGTGCCCCAGATGCTGGTGAACCTCCTGAAGCCAGACAAGCCCATCTCCTTTGCTGCCTGCTTGACACAGACCTTTCTCTTTTTGACATTTGCTGTCACAGAATGTCTTCTCCTGGTGGTGATGTCTTATGATCGGtatgtggccatctgccaccCCCTCCGATATTCTGCCATTATGAACTGGAGAATCTGTATCACCCTGGTGTTGACTTCTTGGACCATCGGAGTCCTCCTGTCTTTGATTCATCTCATGTTACTTTTACCTTTACCCTTCTGTAGATTccagaaaatcaatcacttttTCTGTGAAATCATGGCTGTTCTCAAACTTGCCTGTGCAGATACACACATCAATGAGATTGTGGTATTGGGTGGAGCAATTTCTGTGCTAGTGGGACCCTTCACCTCAATTGTAATCTCATATATGTGTATCCTCTGTGCCATCCTTAGAATCCAGTCTGGGGAAGGTCAAAGAAAAGCCTTCTCCACTTGCTCATCCCATCTCTGTGTGGTTGGACTCTTTTATGGTACAGCCATTATAATGTATGTTGGGCCCAGGTATGGGAACCCCAATGAGCAGAAGAAATATCTCCTCCTGTTTCACAGCCTTTTCAATCCCATGCTCAACCCTCTTATCTATAGTCTCAGGAACTTAGAAGTGAAGAATGCCTTGAAGAGAGTGCTGGGAATTGAAAGAGACTTATGA